A single region of the Salarchaeum japonicum genome encodes:
- the nth gene encoding endonuclease III, which yields MGERPDSRSAHVEEVIDRLSDEYPEPEISLNFSNRLELLIAVVLSAQCTDERVNKVTADLFEKYDSAEDYANADEDDLAEDINSITYYNSKAGYITNACAKIVEEHDGEVPDSMSDLTDLPGVGRKTANVVLQHGHDITEGIVVDTHVQRISRRLGITEEERPEAIEDDLMDVVPREHWKNYTHWLIAHGRDTCTARNPDCADCLLEDICPSSKLDNSVDLASGDAW from the coding sequence ATGGGCGAACGTCCCGATTCTCGGAGCGCACACGTCGAGGAGGTCATCGACCGACTCAGCGACGAGTACCCGGAACCCGAAATCTCCCTGAACTTCTCGAACCGGCTCGAACTCCTCATCGCCGTCGTGCTGTCCGCGCAGTGCACGGACGAGCGCGTGAACAAAGTCACCGCCGACTTGTTCGAGAAGTACGACTCCGCCGAGGACTACGCGAACGCGGACGAGGACGACCTCGCAGAAGACATCAACTCTATCACGTACTACAACTCGAAGGCGGGCTACATCACGAACGCCTGCGCGAAAATCGTCGAGGAGCACGACGGCGAAGTGCCGGACTCGATGTCCGACCTCACCGACCTGCCCGGCGTCGGCCGGAAGACCGCGAACGTCGTGCTCCAGCACGGCCACGACATCACGGAAGGCATCGTCGTGGACACGCACGTCCAGCGCATCAGCCGGCGACTGGGCATCACCGAGGAAGAACGCCCCGAAGCCATCGAGGACGACCTGATGGACGTGGTTCCCCGCGAACACTGGAAGAACTACACGCACTGGCTCATCGCGCACGGCCGCGACACCTGCACCGCCCGCAATCCCGACTGCGCGGACTGCCTCCTCGAAGACATCTGTCCCTCCTCAAAACTCGACAACAGCGTCGACCTCGCCAGCGGCGACGCGTGGTAG
- a CDS encoding M42 family metallopeptidase — protein sequence MSFDFDLLKELTEARGVPGYEDRIRDIVRRELDGVADELRTDSMGNVVATIEGAENPDYEVAVAAHMDEIGFMVRHVTDDGFLQLDALGGWDARILRAQRVTVHTDEKDVPGIIGSLAPHTQDEDEQGKKDEVHDVYVDLGLDGDDADDLVSVGDQVTLDQRTERVGENVTGKSLDDRVCLFAMLEAAKRIDPDVTVHFAATVQEEVGLRGARALGVDLDPDLALALDVTVANDVPQVSDEADYVTTLGEGAAIKLKDGSVITNPNVHKRLRTVAETEDIDHQLEVLPAGGTDTAGFQNTHGAKPVGAVSIPTRYLHTPVEAANGDDIDATIDLVTAFLDSEDGEHDYRL from the coding sequence ATGTCGTTCGACTTCGATCTGCTGAAGGAACTCACGGAAGCCCGGGGCGTCCCCGGCTACGAAGACCGAATCCGGGACATCGTCCGCCGCGAACTCGACGGCGTCGCGGACGAACTGCGCACGGACTCGATGGGGAACGTCGTCGCGACCATCGAGGGCGCGGAGAACCCCGACTACGAGGTCGCAGTCGCCGCGCACATGGACGAAATCGGATTCATGGTGCGTCACGTCACCGACGACGGTTTCCTCCAGCTGGACGCGCTCGGCGGCTGGGACGCCCGCATCCTCCGCGCGCAGCGCGTCACCGTCCACACCGATGAGAAGGACGTTCCCGGAATCATCGGGTCGCTCGCGCCGCACACCCAGGACGAGGACGAGCAGGGGAAGAAAGACGAGGTGCACGACGTGTACGTCGACCTCGGACTGGACGGCGACGACGCCGACGACCTCGTCTCCGTCGGCGACCAGGTGACGCTCGACCAGCGCACCGAACGGGTGGGCGAGAACGTCACCGGAAAGAGCCTCGACGACCGCGTCTGCCTGTTCGCGATGCTGGAGGCCGCAAAGCGCATCGACCCCGACGTGACGGTGCACTTCGCCGCGACCGTGCAGGAGGAGGTCGGTCTGCGGGGCGCGCGGGCGCTCGGCGTCGACCTCGACCCCGACCTCGCGCTCGCGCTCGACGTGACCGTCGCGAACGACGTTCCGCAGGTGAGCGACGAGGCCGACTACGTCACCACGCTCGGCGAAGGCGCGGCGATAAAGCTCAAGGACGGCAGCGTCATCACGAACCCGAACGTCCACAAGCGCCTCCGCACCGTCGCCGAAACCGAGGACATCGACCACCAGCTCGAAGTCCTCCCCGCGGGCGGCACGGACACCGCCGGCTTCCAGAACACGCACGGCGCGAAACCCGTCGGCGCGGTGTCCATCCCCACCCGCTACCTCCACACGCCCGTCGAAGCCGCCAACGGCGACGACATCGACGCAACCATCGACCTCGTCACCGCGTTCCTCGACAGCGAGGACGGCGAACACGACTACCGGCTCTAG